Proteins encoded together in one Papaver somniferum cultivar HN1 unplaced genomic scaffold, ASM357369v1 unplaced-scaffold_117, whole genome shotgun sequence window:
- the LOC113329704 gene encoding 1-aminocyclopropane-1-carboxylate oxidase homolog produces the protein MEITTRVRECLVYDRYEELKTFDETKAGVKGIVDAGIAKIPRMFIRPQDELNEDLAVHTEHRYDIGGLQFLNQNHWFNVKPIPGTFVVNIDDILQLISNGKFKSVEHRVLVNHVGPRVSVACFVRPTMNRSTKLYGPI, from the exons ATGGAGATCACCACCAGGGTTAGAGAATGTCTCGTGTATGATCGATACGAGGAACTGAAGACCTTCGATGAAACCAAAGCTGGTGTCAAAGGCATAGTTGATGCTGGGATTGCAAAGATTCCAAGAATGTTCATTCGACCACAAGATGAGCTCAACGAGGACTTAGCAGTTCATACTGAACATAGAT ATGACATTGGCGGCCTGCAATTTCTGAATCAGAATCATTGGTTCAATGTCAAGCCTATCCCTGGTACATTTGTTGTGAATATCGATGACATTCTTCAG CTTATTAGCAATGGCAAGTTTAAAAGCGTGGAGCATAGAGTACTTGTCAATCATGTTGGACCAAGAGTATCAGTGGCATGCTTCGTCAGACCAACTATGAATAGATCCACAAAGCTTTATGGTCCTATATAG